The region ATCTAAGGCGCCCCGCCCGGCAGGCGCGGAGCCAGGAGGGCAACGCATATCGATGCGAAGCCCAGTATTTTTGCTGCCGCCACCATCATGTGGCCGGTCTCCCATCGTAAACGAACCGCTTCGAAATCGGGCGGAATGGGGCCGGGCGCCCAAGTTGCCAATATCGCATTGGCTGGCTCGACAAGCGTGAACCACGCCGCCAGCCCCGCTGCGAGGAGACCGGCGCCGGCGAGCGCGAACCAGAAAGCAGGTCTCTCGCTGGCAAGCAGATAGGCCAGGAAGAAGGCCGTCAATATAGCCGCCACGTCGAGTGGAGCGCCGACTTTCGGGAAAAGCACGAATTGGCCGTTGAACACCGTAGCCTCGCGCCACAACTCCGGCGACCAAACGACCAGTCGCGGCGGTGCTTCCAGCACATGGGCAAACGAGGGCCCAAGGCTCAATGCCGTGAGCAACAGCGACGCCAGGGCTGTCAGATAGAGCACCATGGTTCTGTCCTTCCCCAGGGAAACCGCAGGTACGGTAGCGATGGTCCCGAACTATAGCTCTCCGTGGATTGGTCCCGAAAACAACCGCAGCGAGCCATCGAGATCGAGCGCTGACAGCCCGGCTCTACATGCAGCAAAACCAACTAGCCCTGCAGACCGGGCATGGCTCTTCACGGAATGTTGTTGATCGTAGTGCCCACGTTGGCCTGCTTCTCTCTATACTGACCCGAGAGAAACGGGAAATCGACCTATGCGCGTGAAGACGCTCGGCGCCTTGCCATTCGCGTTCCTGCTCTTGCTCATGCATGGGCAGAGCCTTGCACTTGAGCCCCCTCGTTCGGGCCACCCGGTCTTCGATCGCGCCGTCGAGCTCGTGATCGACAATTTCTATGACACGTCCGCGCTCGATCGTTTCGCCGCTGCGGTACGCAGGGAGACCCACGACGAGGCCCAGCCGCTTGCCAAGAGCAGTCCTACGCCCCGTGTCGATGCGGCGATCGCGACTATTCTCGCAGGTCTAGGGGCGTCGCACACCGCCCGCTTCACATCCGACACGATCGACTACTACGAACTTGCGGACATATTTCGTTTCGCGATCCGAAACGATATCAAGCGCTTGTTCCCGCCAAATGGCGAGCCCAGCTATGCCGGCATCGGCATGGTCACGCGGCTGGAGAATGGTTCGCGCTTCGTCAGCGACGTCTATGACGGCGGGCCGGCAGAACGGGCGGGGATCCGGGTCGGCGACGAAATTCTCTCGGTGGACGGCGCCCCCTATCGGGAAATCACGTCCTTCCGAGACAAGGTCGGACGAACTGTCGACGTACGGCTGCGGCGCGACCGTGGCGCGCCGCCGATTACCATCACGGTCGCCGTCGAGCGCTTGAAGCCGCTTCGCACCTTTGCAAAGGCGATAGAGGAGAGCGTCACGCTTACCGAAAGCGAGGGGCGCCGCATCGGCTATTTGCGGCTCTGGACGCTCTCCTCGTCCGACGGCCTAGACATCGTCGCCCGCGAGCTTTCGCTCGGCCGCCTCAAGGATGCCGATGGCGTCATCGTTGACCTGCGCGGCCGCTGGGGCGGCGGTCCGCCCGACGCGGCAGACCTCTTCGTCGGCGGCGTGCCGACTTTCCGGCTGGTCTCGCGGGACGGCAAGGACATGCTTGCGACTGTTCGCTGGCGCCGGCCGGTGGTGGCCATCATCGATGAAGGCGCGAGAAGCGGCCTTGAGCTCTTCGCCTACGCGTTGAAGGCGAACGGCATACCGCTCGTCGGAACGCGCACCGCTGGCGCGTTGCTCGCTGGGCGCGCCTTTCTCCTTCCCGATGACAGTCTATTGGAACTGGCGGTCTCCGACGCGGTGATCGACGAGGGCCTGCGCCTCGAGGGGCGCGGCGTCGATCCGGACATCCCGGTGTCGTTCAGCCTACCCTATGCGGCCGGGCGCGACCCGCAGCTCGATGCCGCAACGGAGGAGATGCGGCGCATTCTCGCCAAGGGTTGAGGCGCCGCCGTTTGCCGCCCTTTAGACTAGCCCCTACTCGCTTTGGCGGAAGTTGCGGATCCGATCGAAGAGGACGGCGAGCACCGTGGCGCCTCCGATGAAGGTTCCCTGCCAGAAGGCGTTGATGCCGAGCAAGCCGAGACTGTTGCGGATCACCTCGATCAATGCCGCCCCGACCAGCGCACCGAAGGCAGTGCCGACGCCTCCGGCGAGATTGGCGCCGCCGATGACGGCCGCGGCGATGACCTGCAACTCCATGCCCGCGCCGATATTGGTGGTGACGGCGCCCAACCATCCGGTTTGTACGATACCGGCGATCCCTGCCGAGAGGGCAGAAATCATGTAGACGGCGACCTTTATCTTTCTGACCGGCACGCCTGTGAGCGTCGCCGCGTGCTCATTGCCGCCGATCGCGAAAATATAGCGGCCGAACCGGGTCCAGCGCAGCACGAAACCGGTAAGCAGCGCCAGCACGACCATGTAGAGCACCGGGTTGGCAATGCCGAAGAACCACGCGCCACCGCCTAACGCTAGAAGCAGGTCGTGATCCGGTCCGAACTGGAAGACGACCGTGTTGTTGGAGGCGACCATTGCCAGACTCCGCGCGATCGACAGCATTCCGAGCGTCACCACGAAAGGCGGGAAGTCTAGATAGGCGATCAGTATGCCGTTGAAGGCGCCGATGAAAAGCGCGGTCCCGATGGAGGCGGCGATCCCGACTTCGATGCTGTAGCCGGCATTCATGACGACCGCCAGCACCATGCTACACAAGCAAAGGACCGATCCGACTGAGAGGTCGATGCCGCCTGTGATGATGACCATCGTCATGCCGAGAGCGATGATCGCGACGAAGGTGACGTTCCGAGTGATGTTGTAAAGGTTCTTCGCGGTCGCAAAGGAGTCGGTCGCGAAGGACAGGAAAATGCAGGCGAGAATGACCGCGATCAGAACCCAGAACGTCTGGCTGCTCAACATCGCTGCAGCCCAATTCTGCTGCCTTTGCTCGATCGTTCGCTCGAGGGTAATTGCCATTGTCGAACTCCTGTCCTGCCGAACCCCTCAAGGCCGTTTGCGGTCAAACCTGCTCGATGGCGCCGGTGATGAGGCCGGTGACCTCTTCGGGTGAACTCGCGGCGATCTGCTTGTCGGCAACCTTTCTGCCCCGCCGCATGACGATGACGCGGTCGGCGACATCAAAGACGTCCGGCATGCGGTGGCTGATAAGGACGACGGCAATGCCGCGGTCGCGCAAATGCCGGATCAGGTTCAAAACCTCAGCGACCTGACGCACGGAAATCGCCGCCGTCGGTTCGTCCATCAAGACGATCTTCGCCTCCGACAGCATGGTGCGAGCGATCGCCACGGCCTGCCGCTGACCGCCGGACATCTGCTTGACGAGGTCGCGCGGCCGCGTCTCCGACTTCAACTCCTTGAAGATCTCCCCGGCGCGCCGGTACATCGACTTGTGGTCGAGGATGCGGAATGGCCCGGCGCCCCGGCGCAACTCGCGCCCAAGAAAGACGTTGGCCGCCGCCGTCAGGTTGTTGCAGAGCGCCAGGTCCTGATGGACGATCTCGATGCCGTGCTGCCGCGCTTCCACGGGGCGATGAAGCACGAGTTCCGCCCCCTCCATACGCATCGTGCCGTTGCTCGGGCGGAAGTTGCCGGCGATCATCTTGACCAGAGTGGACTTGCCGGCGCCGTTATCCCCCATCAGACCGACAACCTCGCCCGCTTGCAGCGTAAGCGAAACATCGTTGACCGCCTGGATGGCGCCGAAATGTTTGGAAATGTTGGCGAGTTCGAGGACCGCCACAGCCGTCTACCTTCCCGAAACCTGCAGGCTTGGCGCCGCTTCCTGCCGTGTGTGCCCTCGGCCTGAAGCCGTCGCGTGGCCGCTTCCCCCGATCTCCTCCCGGAGGAACGACCGCATCCATTTACGCA is a window of Sinorhizobium numidicum DNA encoding:
- a CDS encoding DUF1772 domain-containing protein, which gives rise to MVLYLTALASLLLTALSLGPSFAHVLEAPPRLVVWSPELWREATVFNGQFVLFPKVGAPLDVAAILTAFFLAYLLASERPAFWFALAGAGLLAAGLAAWFTLVEPANAILATWAPGPIPPDFEAVRLRWETGHMMVAAAKILGFASICVALLAPRLPGGAP
- a CDS encoding S41 family peptidase, producing the protein MRVKTLGALPFAFLLLLMHGQSLALEPPRSGHPVFDRAVELVIDNFYDTSALDRFAAAVRRETHDEAQPLAKSSPTPRVDAAIATILAGLGASHTARFTSDTIDYYELADIFRFAIRNDIKRLFPPNGEPSYAGIGMVTRLENGSRFVSDVYDGGPAERAGIRVGDEILSVDGAPYREITSFRDKVGRTVDVRLRRDRGAPPITITVAVERLKPLRTFAKAIEESVTLTESEGRRIGYLRLWTLSSSDGLDIVARELSLGRLKDADGVIVDLRGRWGGGPPDAADLFVGGVPTFRLVSRDGKDMLATVRWRRPVVAIIDEGARSGLELFAYALKANGIPLVGTRTAGALLAGRAFLLPDDSLLELAVSDAVIDEGLRLEGRGVDPDIPVSFSLPYAAGRDPQLDAATEEMRRILAKG
- a CDS encoding ABC transporter permease, with product MAITLERTIEQRQQNWAAAMLSSQTFWVLIAVILACIFLSFATDSFATAKNLYNITRNVTFVAIIALGMTMVIITGGIDLSVGSVLCLCSMVLAVVMNAGYSIEVGIAASIGTALFIGAFNGILIAYLDFPPFVVTLGMLSIARSLAMVASNNTVVFQFGPDHDLLLALGGGAWFFGIANPVLYMVVLALLTGFVLRWTRFGRYIFAIGGNEHAATLTGVPVRKIKVAVYMISALSAGIAGIVQTGWLGAVTTNIGAGMELQVIAAAVIGGANLAGGVGTAFGALVGAALIEVIRNSLGLLGINAFWQGTFIGGATVLAVLFDRIRNFRQSE